Sequence from the Acidimicrobiales bacterium genome:
GGCGATCGCCGCATCGCCCACGCCGCCACAGCCGAACACGGCCACGGAATCTCCGCGGCCCACGTTGCCTGTGTTCATGGCGGCCCCCAGGCCGGCCATCACACCGCAGCCGACCAGGCCTGCCACCTCCGGACGGGCCGCCGGGTCCACCTTCGTGGCCTGGCCGGCGTGCACCAGGGTCTTCTCGGCGAAGGCGCCGATGCCCAGCGCCGGCGAGAGCTCGACGCCGTCCAGGGTCATCTTCTGCGTGGCGTTGTGGGTGGCGAAGCAGTACCAGGGGCGACCCCGTCGACACGACCGGCACTGGCCGCAGACCGCCCGCCAGTTCAGGATCACGAAGTCGCCGGGGGCCACGTCGGTGACGCCGTCACCCACCTCTTCCACGATGCCCGAGGCCTCATGGCCGAGCAGGAAGGGGAACTCGTCGTTGATGGCGCCCTCGCGGTAGTGGAGGTCCGTGTGGCAGACCCCGCAGGCCTGCACGGAGACCAGGACCTCGCCCGGGCCCGGATCAGGCACCTCGATGGTCTCTACGGTGACCG
This genomic interval carries:
- a CDS encoding S-(hydroxymethyl)mycothiol dehydrogenase → MPHSVRAVVARTKGEPVTVETIEVPDPGPGEVLVSVQACGVCHTDLHYREGAINDEFPFLLGHEASGIVEEVGDGVTDVAPGDFVILNWRAVCGQCRSCRRGRPWYCFATHNATQKMTLDGVELSPALGIGAFAEKTLVHAGQATKVDPAARPEVAGLVGCGVMAGLGAAMNTGNVGRGDSVAVFGCGGVGDAAIAGSSLAGAHTIIAVDLDDRKLAIAREFGATHTVNSSTEDPVEAIRSLTGGNGVDVAIEAVGLPVTYEQAFYSRDLAGTVVLVGVPNPEMKIELPMIEVFGRGGTLKSSWYGDCLPSRDFPMLIDLYLQGRLDLDRFVSETISLDDIEEAFHAMERGEVLRSVVVL